GCGGGATGGCGGATTGTTCGATGGCGCGAAAGGTTGTCATTGTCCGTATGTCCTGTCATGACAAGTCATGATTGCCAGGATGGTATCGACGGGAGAACCGTGCGGGAACGAATGGTTTCGCGCTTATAAATCCGAAAAACGCCTGAGTCGGCGGGCGTATATCGATATGCGCCGGATGCGCTAGACTGCGCGGATGAATTTCCTGATCGTCCTGTTGCACGGCGTAGGCCAGACTCCCGCCCACATGGCGCCGCTGGCCGACCTGGTCGCCGCACATGCTCCGCAAGCGCGCGCCGTGGCGCCGCCGGCCGCCTGGCCCTGCGACCGCGGCGGCGAGGGCCATCAATGGTTTTCTGTCGACGGCATCACGGACGAGAACCGCCCGGGCCGCATCCGCGCGGCGCTGCCGGCGTTCGTCGCGACGATCGAAGGCTTACAGCGCGCGCACGGCGTGCCGCCGGAACGGACGGTGCTCGCGGGCTTTTCCCAAGGCGCGATCATGGCGCTGGCCGCGTGCCAGGACCGCTTCCTCGCGCGCCACGTGGTCGCCATCGCCGGTCGCGTCGCGCCGCTGCCGGAGGCCTGGGAGCGGCGCACGGCCGTCACCCTCGTGCATGGCCGCATGGACCGGACCGTGCCCGTGCAGCATAGCGAGCGGGCCTTCGAGCGTCTCGCCGCGCTGGGGGCGGACGTGCGGCTGGACGTCGTGCCGCGCGCCGTCCACCTGCTGGCGCCACCGTTGTTGGAACATGCATGGCAGGCCATTCAAATGACATCTTTGCAATGTTGATGCCCTGGCCTCATCATTTTCGTTTCCAAGCCGCGTAGATTCGCGTAAATTAGGAAACTTGCTGAAGGGGAACCACACATGCACGAGCGCGGCGCCAGTGTGCGCGAACTCATCGCCGAGAACGAGGCCTTGCGCCGCCAGTTGTCCAGCTTGATGGACCAGGCCGAGGGCAACCACGTCATCATGATGCGGCACCAGGCGTTCGACCTGGAAATCGTCGGTGCCAGCACCTTCACGGAATTGGTGGGGACGATCTTCCGCCTGCTGCCCGTCGTGTCCGACCTGGACGCCGTCACCTTGTCGCTCGTCGACACCGGCGCCGACATCTACACCGTGATGCTCAAACTGGGCGTGGATTTCGAGGCGTTCCCCAACCTGCTGTTCCACGACAACGCCGACGGGCTCGGATTCGATTTATCCAATGGCCGCGCGCCGAAGCCGCGGCTGGTGCCGTTCGACGCGGCCACGCAACGCCACGCCTTCCCCCATCCGCCCGCGGGCCTCGCCAGCGTGGCCATGGTGCCGCTGATGCGGAATAAACGGCTGATCGGCAGCTTGAATCTCGGCAGCCGCGACCCGGGCCGCTTCACGCCGCTGCTCGGCACGGACTTCGTCGAGCACATGGCGTCGATCATCGCGATCTGCCTGGAGAACGTGATCAGCAACGAGATGCTGAAGTACATCGGCCTCACCGATGCGCTCACGGGCGTCTACAACCGCCGCTACATGGACCGCCGCCTCGTCGAAGAGATTTCGCGCGCGCGGCGCCAGGCGTACCGGCTGTCGTGCATGTACATCGACATCGATTATTTCAAGCAGGTCAACGACACGTACGGCCACCTGGCCGGCGACGACGTGCTGCGCGAAGTGGCCGCCCGCATCAAGGCGGAGCTGCGCATGACGGATGCGCTGGGCCGCTTCGGCGGCGAGGAATTCGTCGTGCTGCTGATCGACGCGGACCTGGGCAGCGCCAGCATGGTCGCCCAGCGCATCCGCGCCAGCGTGGCCGAGCGGCCGTTCTTCCTGCAGGAAGGGCAATCGCTGGCGGTGTCGGTGTCGATCGGCGTGGCGACCCTCGACGATTTCGAGAGGGACCACGCGATCGAGGGCGTGGCGCAGCAGCTCGTCGCGCAGGCCGATCAGGCCTTGTATCAGGCGAAAGAGGGCGGCCGCAACCGGGTCGTGGCGTCAACGTAGGGTGGACGGCTTCGCGGTCCGCCCTACCGCAATAATCTGCCTTCCGCCCGGGTGACTGCGTTTCCGGTTCCCCGCAGCACGACCACATCCCCCGCCCGCAATTCCGTCTCCGGCGTCGGCTCGATGCGGTCGTTCCCGCGCCGTACGGCCGTGACTTCGGCCCCGACTTCATCCAGTTCCAGCTCCGCGATGCAGCGCCCGACGGCGGCGGCGTCGTCGCGCAGGGTCACCGAATGCAGGCGCACGTAGCTGTGTTCCGTGCCGTCCGCGACGTCGCTGGCGCCGTGGAAGAAGCCGCGCAGCGACGCATAGCGTTCGTCGCGCGCGGCCTGCACGCGGTGCACGACGCGGCGCAGCGGCACGCCCATCACGACGAGCGCGTGCGAGGCCAGCATCAGGCTCGATTCCAGCGCTTCCGGCACCACCTCGGTGGCGCCGGCTTTTTTCAGCACGTCCAGTTCGCGGTCGTCGTGGGCGCGCACGATCACGGGCAGCTTGGGCGCCAGCTCGTGCACGAGGTGCAGCACTTTCAGCGCGAGGCGCGTGTCGGCGAACGTGATCACGAGCGCGCTGGCGCGGTTGATACCGGCCGCGATCAGGGCTTCGCGCCGCGTGCAGTCGCCGTACGAGACGTTGATGCCGGCCGTGCGCGCTTCCTGCACGCGCTCGGGGTCGAGGTCGAGCGCGTACCACGGCAGCTTTTCTTCCGACAGCAACGTGGCGAGCGACTGGCCGCTGCGGCCGAAGCCGGCGATGATCACGTGCTTCTGCGCGGCCATCGTGCGGCTCGCGATCTGCGTCAGCTGCAGCGATTGCAGCATCCATTCGTTGGTGGCGACTTTCATCACCAGCTTGTCCATGTGGGCGATGACGAACGGGGCGGCCAGCATCGACAGCACCATCGAGGCGAGCACCAGCTGGATCAGGAACGGCGGGATCAGGTTGGACCCCGAGGCGAGGTTCAGCAGCACGAAGCCGAATTCGCCGGCCTGGGCGAGTGCGAGGCCGGTGCGCATGGCGACGCCGTCGGACGAGCCGAAGGCCTTGGCCAGCAAGGCGATCAGCACGAATTTCAACATCACGGGCAACGCGAGCAGCAGCAGGACCAGCGCCCAGTTCGCCATCACCAGCTGCACGTTCAACAGCATGCCGATGGTGATGAAGAAGAGTCCCAGCAGCACGTCGCGGAACGGCTTGATGTCTTCCTCCACCTGGTGTTTATAAGGTGTCTCGGAGATCAGCATGCCGGCCACGAACGCGCCCAGCGCCATCGACAGGCCCGCGTGCTCCGTGATCGCGGCGGCGCCCAGGGTCACGAGCAGCAGGTTCAGCATGAACAGTTCCTGCGAGCGGCGCTTGACGACGATGTTGAACCATTTGCGCATGACCTTCTGGCCGAAGAACAGCAGCAGCGCCAGCACGCCGGCCGCCTTGACGCCGGCCCAGGCGAGGGTCATCGCGAGTTCCTCGGGCGGTTTCGCCAGCGACGGGATCAGGATCAGCAGCGGCACGACGGCGAGATCCTGGAACAGCAGGATGCCGATGATGCGGCGTCCGTGTTCGCTTTCCAGCTCCAGCCGCTCGGTCAACAGTTTCGAGACGATGGCCGTGGACGACATCGCGAGCGCCCCGCCCAGCGCCAGCGCGGCCTGCCAGCCGACGTGCATCGAGGGTGGCAGGTAGCGCGTCAGCAGCGACGCGAGCACGGTGACGGCGATGGTCAGCACGACCTGCGCGAGCCCGAGGCCGAACACGATGCGGCGCATGGCGCGCAGCTGGGCCAGCGAGAATTCCAGCCCGATCGAGAACATCAGGAAGACGACGCCGAATTCGGCCAGCGCCTGCGTCGTGGAGCCGTTGTCGGCCAGGTTCAGCGCATGCGGGCCGATCAGCACGCCCACCGCGAGATAGCCCAGCATGGGCGGCAGATGCAGCATCCGGAACGCGACGACGCCCAGCACGGCGCTGCCCAGCAACAGAAGTGTCAGTTCGAGTCCGGAGGTCATGCGAAGACCCTGCGGGACGGCGTATTTATGTTGTTTGTTACGTCTGGCAAGTTTTTTGCTTTCCCAATTCGGCTATACTTTCGCTATGAGTGTAACCGATGAAAAAACAATGCTGACAAGTTTTAATGCGGCCCAGGCAACACGGGCGCTGGACCTGGCCCGCGCAGCGCTGGATGTCGAAGGCGAAGCGATCCGCAAGCTGGCCGAGCGCCTCGGCCGCGACGACAGCGTGCCGCGCGCCGTCGCGCTGAT
This genomic stretch from Massilia putida harbors:
- a CDS encoding GGDEF domain-containing protein, giving the protein MHERGASVRELIAENEALRRQLSSLMDQAEGNHVIMMRHQAFDLEIVGASTFTELVGTIFRLLPVVSDLDAVTLSLVDTGADIYTVMLKLGVDFEAFPNLLFHDNADGLGFDLSNGRAPKPRLVPFDAATQRHAFPHPPAGLASVAMVPLMRNKRLIGSLNLGSRDPGRFTPLLGTDFVEHMASIIAICLENVISNEMLKYIGLTDALTGVYNRRYMDRRLVEEISRARRQAYRLSCMYIDIDYFKQVNDTYGHLAGDDVLREVAARIKAELRMTDALGRFGGEEFVVLLIDADLGSASMVAQRIRASVAERPFFLQEGQSLAVSVSIGVATLDDFERDHAIEGVAQQLVAQADQALYQAKEGGRNRVVAST
- a CDS encoding monovalent cation:proton antiporter family protein gives rise to the protein MTSGLELTLLLLGSAVLGVVAFRMLHLPPMLGYLAVGVLIGPHALNLADNGSTTQALAEFGVVFLMFSIGLEFSLAQLRAMRRIVFGLGLAQVVLTIAVTVLASLLTRYLPPSMHVGWQAALALGGALAMSSTAIVSKLLTERLELESEHGRRIIGILLFQDLAVVPLLILIPSLAKPPEELAMTLAWAGVKAAGVLALLLFFGQKVMRKWFNIVVKRRSQELFMLNLLLVTLGAAAITEHAGLSMALGAFVAGMLISETPYKHQVEEDIKPFRDVLLGLFFITIGMLLNVQLVMANWALVLLLLALPVMLKFVLIALLAKAFGSSDGVAMRTGLALAQAGEFGFVLLNLASGSNLIPPFLIQLVLASMVLSMLAAPFVIAHMDKLVMKVATNEWMLQSLQLTQIASRTMAAQKHVIIAGFGRSGQSLATLLSEEKLPWYALDLDPERVQEARTAGINVSYGDCTRREALIAAGINRASALVITFADTRLALKVLHLVHELAPKLPVIVRAHDDRELDVLKKAGATEVVPEALESSLMLASHALVVMGVPLRRVVHRVQAARDERYASLRGFFHGASDVADGTEHSYVRLHSVTLRDDAAAVGRCIAELELDEVGAEVTAVRRGNDRIEPTPETELRAGDVVVLRGTGNAVTRAEGRLLR